The Paenibacillus sp. FSL R7-0345 DNA segment TAGTAAAGGCAAGATAGTCTTGTTGATTTTACAGCTTTAATGCTTTAAAGCCAGTTTTGGATGATGCTTAATCCGTGAAGATGATGCTGACCAAACTTTTAGGGGATGATCTACGATGCAGCTAAAGAAGCTAAACGATAAAAGTATAGACCAACTATTCGAAGCCATTTTAACACTTAAAAATATGGAAGAATGCTATGTCTTCTTCGATGATCTGTGCACCGTAAACGAGATTCAGTCGCTGTCACAGCGTCTTGAGGTAGCACGCATGCTGGGCAAAGGCTCTACATACAATCAGATCGAAGCGGAGACCGGGGCAAGTACGGCAACGATTTCCCGCGTGAAGCGCTGCCTGAACTATGGCAACGACGGCTACAAAATGACGCTTGAACGTCTGGGGCGCTAATATCATGAAACCGGGCGTTCTTATCATCAGTCACGGCTCCCGGGATACAGCCTGGGTTAAGATTGTCGATGAAGCAGTGAACCATTTATCGCTGGAGGAGGCGCTGCCGGTGGCAGTGTCTTTTCTGGAGCTGGTAGAAGGCCGCCTGATTCAGGACGGAATAGATGAGCTTGAACATGCAGGGGTCACAGAACTTATTGTGGTCCCCTTGTTTGTTTCATCAGGCAGTACGCATATCGATGAAATAGCATATGCAATTGGCGCAAAGCCTGCGCCGGAGCGCGAAACCGATCTTGAGCCGTTCTCTGTGCGGGCTAATGTTCATTTCGGCTATCCGGTCGATGATGATCCGGACATAGCCGTTATGCTATGGGACAAGCTGCGCGGGCTGTCGGTCACCCCCGAGCGGGAGATGATCCTGCTCGTCGGCCACGGCAGCAAGCATGACGGCTTCCGGCAGCGCTGGGAAGCGGGCATCTCCTCCCTGGCAGAGCGGTTGCGCGCTGTCAGCGGCGTAGCGGCGGCGGATTACGGCCTGCTGAGCGTCGGGACGGTACGGGAGCGGGCAGAATATTGGATAGAGCAAGGCTACGAGGTGCTGGTAGCCCCGCTCTTTTTGAGTGAGGGCTATTTCACCAAGGTTGTGCTTCCCGGGCAGCTCCAGGGATTGAAGTATGCTTATACCGGCTGCACGCTGCTGCCGCATCCACTCTTGCCGCACTGGATTGAGCAGCAGGTACGTGTGATGCTGGAGCAGGTACGGGGGCATTGAAGTAAGATTTTTCGAATAAAACCAGGTGCTGCTGCATAGATATATTTAGATAGCCTGCTGATGAAATCTGAATGATATAGCAAAAAAAGTTTTGCTGTTTGGCCTCCGACATTGCTTGTAGGGTGCTGAATTGGGTATAATCAGTAAGGTTATCTATTTTAAATACACAGGTGGCGTTCCGGTAATGAAAACTGCGAGATTGATTTATAATCCCACTTCTGGACGGGAAGAAATGAAAAGACGACTCGCCGACATTTTGGAGCGGCTGGATATTGGCGGCATTGAAGCCTCCTGCCATGCTACAACCGGGGAAGGCGATGCTACAGCTGCAGCAGCAGAGGCGGTTGAACGCGGTACCTATGATCTGATCATAGCGGCTGGCGGCGACGGTACTCTTAACGAGGTCATTAACGGAATGGCGGAGAAGCCTAACCGGCCCCCGCTGGGTGTAATGCCGCTTGGTACGACCAATGATTTTGCCCGGGCGATGGGCATTCCGAAGAACTGGGAGGATTCCTGCGATCTGATTCTGCGCCAGGAGTCGCGCCTGATTGACCTCGGCAAAGCCAACGACCGTTATTTCATTAATATAGCCGGCGGCGGACGCCTGACCGAGCTGACATACGAGGTTCCCAGCAGACTGAAGACCATGATGGGCCAGCTTGCTTACTACCTGAAGGGTATTGAGAAAATGGCCAGCCTGTCGCCGCAGGAGCTCTACATCCGCGCGAACGGCCAGGAGCTGATCCATGATGAATTCATGCTGTTCCTGATCGCCAACACCAACTCCGTCGGCGGCTTTGAGAAGCTTGCTCCGGATGCCCGGATCGACGACGGCCTGTTCGACGTCATTGCGGTCAAGAAATGTAACCTTGCCGAGTTCGTCCGGCTGGTCACCCTGGCCATCCGCGGTGAGCATCTGCAGGACAAGAAAGTCGTGTATTTCCGTACCGATGCAATGGAGGTCACCTCCCCGGGCTACGTTCAGCTTAACCTGGACGGTGAGCTGGGTGGTACCCTGCCGGGCAGATTCGAGATCCTGCCGCAGCATCTGCGGATTTTTGCCCAGAATCACTAAGGCAAGAGATCAGCAAAGTAAGACAAGATAAAGCTCCACTTGATTCGTGCGGTGGCCCGCCGGGTCAGCTGGAGCTTTTGTAGTGTGGAAGATACGGTGCGAACCGATGATGGATAGAGCTTAGACGGGTAGCTGGATACAAGGTTAATTATTAATATCATTAATAGTGAAGATCATGAAAGAAGTGAGTATATAACAATGAGTAAACACCGCAGCGGACGCCGGGGTGGCAGCCGGGAAGCTTCGGCGCCTGCCGCCGATCTGCCAGTGAACAAGAATGACGAGGTTATGCTCGATATCATCGGCATGACCCATGAAGGCGAAGGGGTAGGCCGGGTGGAGGGCTTTACCCTCTTTGTGCAGGGCGCTTTGCCTGGTGAGAAGGTACAGGCCAAGGTGCTCAAGACCAAGAAGCAGTACGGCTACGCCAAGCTGCTGAAGCTTGTTGAGCCAAGCCGAGACCGCATCGCGCCGCCTTGCGACATCTACGACCAATGCGGCGGCTGTCAGCTGCAGCATATGGATTACACCGCCCAGCTGGCGTGGAAACGCCAGCTGGTGGTGGACAACCTGCAGCGGATCGGGAAGCTGCAGGTAGCCGGGGCTGAAGAGCATTCTTCAGCTGACGGGATTATCGTCCGGCCTACGCTGGGCATGGACGAGCCTTGGCGCTACCGCAACAAGGCCCAGGTGCCGATCGGCGTCACCGAAGGCGGTCTGGTCGGCGGCTTCTACGCCCGAGGCAGCCACCGGATCGTCGATATGGAGACGTGCCTGATTCAGCATGAGCATAACGACAGCGTCGTAGCTGCGGTGAAGAGCATCGGCAGAGAGCTCGGCATCTCTGCTTATAATGAAGAAAGCGGCCGCGGCCTGCTCCGCCACGTCGTCGTGAAGAAAGCCTTCCGCACCGGCGAGATGATGCTCGTCCTCGTTACGAGCGGCCGCGACATCCCGCATCTGGACGCCTGGCTCGGAAGTATCCGCGAGCAGCTCCCGGATGTAGTCAGCATCTGCCAAAACGTAAATCCCCAGCGTACGAACGTGATCTTCGGTAACGAAACCCGCGTCTTATGGGGCAGAGACGTAATTTACGATTACATCGGCGATGTACAGTTCGCCATCTCAGCGCGTTCGTTCTATCAGGTCAACCCGGCACAGACCGAAGTGCTGTACGGCAAAACCGTAGAATACGCCGGGCTGACCGGCAACGAAACCGTCATCGATGCTTACTGCGGTATCGGGACGATCTCCCTGTTCCTGGCCCAGCATGCGGCCAAGGTGTACGGGGTAGAAATCGTACCTGAAGCCATTGAAGATGCACGTGGAAACGCGAAGCTTAATAATATGAACAATGTAGTGTTCGAGGTCGGGGCATCTGAGGACGTCATTCCGAACTGGAAAGAACAAGGCGTTACGCCCGACGTGATCGTCGTCGATCCGCCGCGCAAGGGCTGCGATCCGCGGCTGCTGGATACGATCCTGCAGATGAAGCCGGAGCGGGTAGTGTATGTGTCATGTAATCCGTCGACACTGGCACGGGATTTGAGGGTGCTGGAGGATGGCGGGTATAAGACGGTGGAGGTAACGCCGGTGGATATGTTCCCGCATACGGTGCATGTGGAGTCGGTGGCGGTGTTGGTTAAGAGTGGAACAGTGAGTTAAAATCCTCTTATTTACTTGGGTTTTTTAATATGGTACAGATTAAAAACTTTGGTGATACAGATGGCTGAGAACAGACTTGATGTAAAATTGATGTAAAACTTCACCGGATTTCAGCCTAAATGAACAGAAGACACCTAGGAATTGAAGTGATCCCTGTCAGGTAGACATATACAAAGTAAGGTTTAAGCAGTCTGAGTTCGGTATTCATAGTGACTCAGGTTGCTTAGTTCCGTTTGGAAACGTGTATGGTTGTAACGGATGTGTAGATAATAAAAGTATTGAATTGAGATCCAAAGTAGAAAAAGTACGAATAGCTTGTCCTATTTTATTCTTTGCCCCCGTCCCTAAGCATAAAGAATAAGCCTGCTGGATGGCAGTGTTTTTGCCGTCCAGCGGGCTATTAGTGTTAGGAATTTAGTGACCGTGTCATTGACTTCTCATTCCTTAGTTACACCTGTCCAAGGAGGAGGCGGTCTTACTAAGAGGGAGGATAGTGAAGATTAATTAAGGTGAACCGTATCACAAGTAAGGCGAACTTGTATACTTGCAAAAATAACTCCGAAATCCAGCGTTATGCGATTTAGGATTTAAACTATTTCAGAGTGGTCTCAAGAGATGGCGGATGAATTTCAGCTGTGTTAGAACAGACATTAAGGTGTGATATTTAATTCGAATCAAATGCAGATGATGAAGACCTGCGGGAAGAACTTTGTGAGTGCTGCCATTTTTTGATTTGAACTGTGCGCGGTGCTTATCGTTCACCCCCTCCTTTTTACTGTGTACTCCTTTCGTAGGACTTAAACCTTTTATTATTCGACTATGATGTTTAAACAGAGTCGAATGATAGAAGGTTTTTTTGCATGAAGACAATCAATATTGAAGCATCTAAGCATCTAGTTTTGGTAAATAATCAACAAGGAGCGAACATGAATGGAACAAACGGTTAAGAATAAAGTCACAGGAGAACAAATTACTTTTCTAGAAACGGCAAAGGACACGGAGGGAGAGTATTTATTAATCGAAGTTGCACTGCCTCCATTTGGCAAAGGTCCACCTTTGCATATTCATGATCAGCTTGAAGAGCAATTCGAAGTAATTACAGGTAAGCTCACCGTAACTTTAGGTAAAACAGAGCATGTGTTAGAAGCGGGAGACCGCCGTATTGCCCCACTTAAAACGTCACATACCTTTGCGAACGAGCATGAAGAGCCAGTTGTATTCCGCGTCCGGCTAACGCCGCCAAGCAAGTTCGAGCAATCGGTTCGCATTCATTACGGGCTCATGGACGATAGATTAACAGATGAAAAGGGCAAACCCAAGTCACTTGCCCATACCGCTTTCGTTTTAACACTACAAAACACCCTAATCGTGGGTATTCCCTTCTGGTTACAACGTTCTCTCTTTAAATTCATTATTAAACGAGCCCGTAAAAAAGGAGTTTATGAAGTTCTGAAAAAGTATACAGGAGAGGTGCTGTAAGGAGAATTAATCGTTCATTTCTCACACAATCTTATAGAATACTACTTTCGTAGGACTACAAACTATTATATTTCTCACTATAATGTCCAGAGGAAGTCGAATTATAGTTGTTTTTTTGTTGCTTTGATTTTATCGGGTGAAGGGGGATCAATGTGAGGAAAGTATATCGTCGTTTAATAGTTGCTGTTATGAGTTTCACATTAATTGGAGGTACAGCCGCAGGGGCTGCCGGCATTCAAAGTGAGCTGTACCTGGGTGACAGCCATGAGGCTCTTTCAAAAGTAACAGTATTTGCAGGAAGTGGTGAATTTGACGATTGGGATGGAGCGGCATCAGAGGCTTCTTTTCGTATGCCTCAGGGAATCGCTGTCTTGAAGGATGGTTCTGTGCTTGTGGCAGACACCCGGAATCATCTCATCCGTCAAGTGAAGAATGGAGAGGTTTCTACCTATGCGGGCTTAATGCTTGACGGGGAAGACTACGGAACTCCTGAGGGAGCTTGGCACGATGGTGCTAAAGAAGATGCTGTGTTCAACGGTCCTTCGGGCATGGATACGGATTTGGAAGGTAATATATACATAGCAGATACCGAAAATCATCGGATACGAAAAATATCTAAGGATGGGATGGTAACAACGGTTGCCGGTGATGGCATAATCGGCAATGAAGACGGTATAGGTAATGAAGCGGGATTCTATCATCCCCAGGATGTGGCTGTCGCTGCAGATGGAACCTTGTATGTTGCGGATACGTTAAATCATTTAATCCGGCAAATAACAGCGGATGGTCAAGTGACTACACTTAACGC contains these protein-coding regions:
- a CDS encoding YerC/YecD family TrpR-related protein; the encoded protein is MQLKKLNDKSIDQLFEAILTLKNMEECYVFFDDLCTVNEIQSLSQRLEVARMLGKGSTYNQIEAETGASTATISRVKRCLNYGNDGYKMTLERLGR
- a CDS encoding CbiX/SirB N-terminal domain-containing protein, whose amino-acid sequence is MMKPGVLIISHGSRDTAWVKIVDEAVNHLSLEEALPVAVSFLELVEGRLIQDGIDELEHAGVTELIVVPLFVSSGSTHIDEIAYAIGAKPAPERETDLEPFSVRANVHFGYPVDDDPDIAVMLWDKLRGLSVTPEREMILLVGHGSKHDGFRQRWEAGISSLAERLRAVSGVAAADYGLLSVGTVRERAEYWIEQGYEVLVAPLFLSEGYFTKVVLPGQLQGLKYAYTGCTLLPHPLLPHWIEQQVRVMLEQVRGH
- a CDS encoding diacylglycerol kinase, with protein sequence MKTARLIYNPTSGREEMKRRLADILERLDIGGIEASCHATTGEGDATAAAAEAVERGTYDLIIAAGGDGTLNEVINGMAEKPNRPPLGVMPLGTTNDFARAMGIPKNWEDSCDLILRQESRLIDLGKANDRYFINIAGGGRLTELTYEVPSRLKTMMGQLAYYLKGIEKMASLSPQELYIRANGQELIHDEFMLFLIANTNSVGGFEKLAPDARIDDGLFDVIAVKKCNLAEFVRLVTLAIRGEHLQDKKVVYFRTDAMEVTSPGYVQLNLDGELGGTLPGRFEILPQHLRIFAQNH
- the rlmD gene encoding 23S rRNA (uracil(1939)-C(5))-methyltransferase RlmD, translating into MSKHRSGRRGGSREASAPAADLPVNKNDEVMLDIIGMTHEGEGVGRVEGFTLFVQGALPGEKVQAKVLKTKKQYGYAKLLKLVEPSRDRIAPPCDIYDQCGGCQLQHMDYTAQLAWKRQLVVDNLQRIGKLQVAGAEEHSSADGIIVRPTLGMDEPWRYRNKAQVPIGVTEGGLVGGFYARGSHRIVDMETCLIQHEHNDSVVAAVKSIGRELGISAYNEESGRGLLRHVVVKKAFRTGEMMLVLVTSGRDIPHLDAWLGSIREQLPDVVSICQNVNPQRTNVIFGNETRVLWGRDVIYDYIGDVQFAISARSFYQVNPAQTEVLYGKTVEYAGLTGNETVIDAYCGIGTISLFLAQHAAKVYGVEIVPEAIEDARGNAKLNNMNNVVFEVGASEDVIPNWKEQGVTPDVIVVDPPRKGCDPRLLDTILQMKPERVVYVSCNPSTLARDLRVLEDGGYKTVEVTPVDMFPHTVHVESVAVLVKSGTVS
- a CDS encoding cupin domain-containing protein produces the protein MEQTVKNKVTGEQITFLETAKDTEGEYLLIEVALPPFGKGPPLHIHDQLEEQFEVITGKLTVTLGKTEHVLEAGDRRIAPLKTSHTFANEHEEPVVFRVRLTPPSKFEQSVRIHYGLMDDRLTDEKGKPKSLAHTAFVLTLQNTLIVGIPFWLQRSLFKFIIKRARKKGVYEVLKKYTGEVL